The region CTGAGCCTGTGGAAGGTGGGGGCGTGCCTGCGCCGCCTGGGGCAGTTCTGCGAGGCCGCACAGGCGCTGCGCGAGGCGGACGACAGCGCCCGCACCCTGAACGCCGGGTCGCTCCGGGGCCTGATCGTGGCGGAGCAGGCGGCGCTGGCCTTCGATCAGGGCGAGTGGGAGGTCGCCTCGGCGCTCGCGGCAGAGGCGCAGACCCTCCTGACCCCGGGGGGCGAGGAGGGCTGGGACGTGCTGCGTCCGCTGCTGGCGGCACTGGCGGCAGGTCCGGTCAGCGCGCCGGGCTGAGCAAGCACGAGGCCGCCACCAGGAAACACCCCAGTGGCGGCCTCCGTTTCAGGGGGTCAGGCGACGTCGATTTCCTGAAGCACCGTCACTTCGGGGGCGCTGGCGAACCAGTCTCCGGCCTTGGCGCGGTACGCCTTGTAGTGCTCGCTGTCCCGGTGGGCCTGCGCGGCGGCCTGATCGCGGTAGCGTTCCTGCACGTGGAACCGCACCGCGCCGTCCTTGTCCTCGCGCAGCAGGTCGTAGCGGAGGTTGCCTGCCTCCTGGCGGCTGGCGCGGACCATGTTCAGCATCTCGGCCTGGACGGTGTCGACGTGCTCGGGTTTAGGCGTGATGACGGCGTGGACGGCGATGACACTCATGCGTTCACCGTGTCGCCCTTCAGCGCGCCGAGGAGGGCGGTGACGAATTCCTCGTCGCTCATGGGGTTCTGCCCGGTGATGAGTTCACGGTCGCTTACGACGTGGCTGGTGTACTTCCCGCCGTTCTGCACGTCCATGCCGGCGGCGCGCAGGGCGTCGGCGGGGTAGTACTGCATGGGGGCCTCGAAGGTCTTCTCGGCGTCCTGTTCCTCGGGGGTGCTGAACACGGTGGCCTTGTAACCGCTGTACAGGAAGTCCTGCGCGGCGGGCGTCTCGCCGTTCTGGAGGGCCGTCTGGTAGGCGGCGGCGTCCTGCTGCGCGGCGAGGAGGGCGACCGGCGCGTGGCAGATCAGCGCGGTGGGCTGGCCCTTCCCGTGGAAGTGACGTAGCACCTTACCCAGGTCGGCGTCGCGCATGAGTTCAATCATCGGGGCGTGCCCGCCGGGCAGGAACACCGCGTCGAACTGGTCGAGGATCGCGGCGGCGTCGCTCAGCTTGTGGACGGTGCCGCTCAGGGTCTGCTCGACGAAGGCCTTGATCTGCGCGTGCTCGGCCTCGTCCTTGAAGAAGTCCTTGGTGTCGCTGCCGTGGTCCATGGGAGGACGGTTCCCCTTGGGCGTGGCGATGGTCAGCTCGTAGCCCTCCTGGGTCAGGCGGTGGGCGGGCACGCCGAATTCGTTGAGGTAGAAACCGGTGGCGTGCGTCTGGCCGTCCTTGAGCGGGAGCTGGTCTTCGCTGGACATCACGACGAGGATGTTCTTGGTCATGGGCGACACCTTAAGCGCCGGCGGGGGGGCCGACTGTCGAACCCCTTACTTTGCTTTCTAAAGCATTCAGGTTGGGTGAAGGCGCCCTGA is a window of Deinococcus grandis DNA encoding:
- a CDS encoding putative quinol monooxygenase, translated to MSVIAVHAVITPKPEHVDTVQAEMLNMVRASRQEAGNLRYDLLREDKDGAVRFHVQERYRDQAAAQAHRDSEHYKAYRAKAGDWFASAPEVTVLQEIDVA
- a CDS encoding type 1 glutamine amidotransferase domain-containing protein encodes the protein MTKNILVVMSSEDQLPLKDGQTHATGFYLNEFGVPAHRLTQEGYELTIATPKGNRPPMDHGSDTKDFFKDEAEHAQIKAFVEQTLSGTVHKLSDAAAILDQFDAVFLPGGHAPMIELMRDADLGKVLRHFHGKGQPTALICHAPVALLAAQQDAAAYQTALQNGETPAAQDFLYSGYKATVFSTPEEQDAEKTFEAPMQYYPADALRAAGMDVQNGGKYTSHVVSDRELITGQNPMSDEEFVTALLGALKGDTVNA